Proteins encoded together in one Lathyrus oleraceus cultivar Zhongwan6 chromosome 5, CAAS_Psat_ZW6_1.0, whole genome shotgun sequence window:
- the LOC127078422 gene encoding uncharacterized protein LOC127078422: MLGPEIVQQNTEKVKLIREKMKASQSKQKIYHDKRRKGLEFQEGDRVFLRVTPVTGVGRALKSRKLTQFIGLYQISRQVGHVAYRVVLPPNLSNLQDMFHVSQLLKHVLDPSHAILMDDVQVRDNLTVEALLIRINDRELK; the protein is encoded by the coding sequence ATGCTTGGACCTGAGATTGTCCAACAGAATACTGAGAAGGTGAAGCTAATTcgggagaagatgaaagcttcacAGAGTAAGCAGAAAATCTACCATGATAAAAGGAGAAAGGGtcttgagtttcaagagggagaccgTGTATTCTTAAGAGTCACTCCGGTGACTGGTGTAGGACGTGCTTTGAAGTCGAGGAAGCTTACTCAGTTTATTGGTCTGTATCAAATATCCAGGCAAGTTGGACATGTTGCTTATAGAGTGGTGTTGCCACCAAATTTGTCAAATCTACAGGATATGTTCCATGTTTCACAACTTCTGAAGCATGTTTTGGATCCGTCACATGCGATTCTGATGGATGATGTTCAGGTGAGGGATAACCTTACAGTTGAGGCTCTACTTATAAGGATTAATGATCGAGAACTGAAATAG